GAACAGAAGAAACATTAGATGTAAGCAGTGTAAGAAACATCAAACATGCAAAGTTGAATCATAGAGAAACTACATTCCCCTGACACAAAAATCCATTCTAAGAGACGGTGAAAATCCCAGACAGATTATGTCTAAAACAACATGTGAGAGTATGATCCTAGCCAGGTATATATTAATAGTTTATCTATTAATCTGAAACCTGATAAAATTAACAAGCAAGGCTCTCAATCTGCATAACTATGCATCTACACCTATAGTAGCTCCGTGGAAACTATTCAGTCAATTGAATCAAGCGATCAAGATAAAACAAAATGTAGGAGATTTTATCTCCCAGACAAGTAAAAATCAAATGATGTTGAACCAGACAATTCCCACATCTTAATGTACTTTGCTGATAGTCTATAAAGGTTAGGAAAAAGACAGGACACAGTCAGACAAATAACAGAAAGAAGAAGGTGCTCCAAGTCCTAAAATCTAACAATGACACCTAATTCTCAACAATATACAGGTCCAAGAGTATATAGATTTCATATTAACTGGAAAAAAGTTTGGGCATATCGCAACTTCAGTGGAGAAATGCACCATTTAAAGAACACAAATCAAAGAGTGGGACAAAAGGACACCTTTAACTTCAATCGATTGTCCACAttcaaattaaaagttaaacttaattaatagtatttgttttctttttagaaaTTCCTTTATAAATGATTATACAATATGGTGTATCAAAATGAGTTCAAGATCTTGATAATATAAAGAATCAGATTTCCTGACCCCCCAACCTGTTATAAaatgtttgttatttttgtggATGAATTCCAAATTCTAGAGGAAAAGAATAGGTAATAGATCCAAttctaacttttaaaaaattagttcatTCAAGCAGAATGTTTGAAGATACGAACATACCTTCATAGTAGAGCCAATCTTGAAAACACCCATGATTTCTTCTCTGGATACAAGACAAAGAAGGGGGATCAGGGCAAAAGGGATTTGGACACACTGAAGAACGTTGAGCCACTCGTTGAGAACATCTAATGATTTCTCAGAGGTGTCAAAAGCAAGAGCAACTATCAGAGTTGGGACGATAGCACAACTTCTTGTTATTAACGCTCTCTGCCATTTTTTCAACCTCATGTGCAGAAAACCTCCCATAATAAATTGTCCAGCATAAGTACCAGTTATAGTACTACTCTGTCCAGCAGCCAACAATCCAATAGCCCAGATATAAAGGATGGGGAACGATCCCCCACCATACTTATCCTGAAGATATTGACCAGCATTTTCTAGGCCAATGCTATTGGCTATTTCACTACCATAAAATGACTTTGCGAACACTGTTGTAACAAACAAATTGATCATGAATGAAATTGCCAAGGCAATTGTCGACTCTATGGAGTAGTAATTAAGTGCTTCTCGAACTCTGCCAATCTTACGGTTGTCAATGTCTCTGGACTGCACTAGCGCCGAATGTAGAAACACATTGTGAGGCATGATAACACACCCTACAATTCCCACTGCCTGCTTTATTGTTTTGGAGCTAAGTTTTGGGACCACCACACCTGCAGTTACAATTTATCAGGAGAATTTAAAGCCATGCATAAAAAATAGTCTATGATCTGGACGCTTGAAAAGTGGCAGATATGAATACTGCAATTATATTTTGTGCTGCATTTTCTCACCAACAAGAAGTTCCACTCCATTTGGTTTCGTCTCTCCAAACATCCACGCAAATGAGACCGCCATAACTGCAATAAGGACAGCAAAGAGTGCTTCCAGCTTCCTCACTCCATAGTTCTCAAGAAATAAGAATACAAAGCTGCAGAATAAAAGGATTGCAAAGGCTGTTCTTGAGCTCAATAGGCAATTAAACAGTCGAATAAATTGTTACTGTGCatctttatttaaagaaaaagggaaactattttaaaataaaccaATAAGAAATGAAGGAACAATACATGGTTCCCAAGTCTTGATAATATAGAATGCTACAGTGTATGGAgacaattattaaaaaaaggtcAATCGTTCAACTGAACTTCAATTCAAAACTAATTGGGCCAGCTAAATGAATCATCTTTATCCATTTCGCGgatcattataaaataattaaacactaTACTATAGTGCTtcactatataaatatttgaccTAGCAAAGTATAACCATTTTCCTCCTCTTCCCCATTAGTTATATTTAAGTATGTACAAGAAGTTACGGAATCAAAAGGAGGCAACAAGCAAAGGCCTTTTGTTAATCAAAGCTCACATGAATTACAACTTGTATCTCAATTTAAGTgtctttcctttcctttttaattttgtcaCATAAAGATTGTCTCTTTACACATTTAGTTTTTCAATTCCAACATTCTAATAGGCAAATTTAAGACCACATGATTTCTTAAAACTCCATGCCCAGTCAGTCGAACTAGGACAATAAAATTGGGATAGAGCGAGTACtatcatattaaaaatcaaagtctAACAGAAAAAGAATCCATGAAAAAAAACACAGAGCTGGAATTCGAAAAAGGAtaacaagagagaagaaaaaagaaaataccaATCAAGAGCAGTGATGACAACACCAGACCATAGAGGCAAGAACCCTCGACTCAAAATCTTTATAGCAATAGCACTTCCAATAACCTCTTGAATATCAGCCCCAATTAGAGCCAATTCGGTCATGACCCACAAAAGCAATCGAGCCCATTTGGGATACTCATCCCTACATAGCTCAGCCAAATGTCTAGAAGTAGCGACACCCAAACGAGCCGCTAAAAGCTGAACAAGTAATCCCATAGCCGTAGCCCAAAAGAGTAGCCATAACAGAGAATACCCAGCGATAGCCCCTGCCTGAAGATCTCCTTCAAGATTTCCCGGATCCAAAAAGGCTATACTCATCAAGAAACCCGGCCCAGTAAAAGCCCATAGTTTTTTCCAGGAAAAAGGAGGAGTTTTGGTgaaatcatcatcatcgtcgacTCCGGTAATATGGACTTTGTCGGAGTATTCATAGGCAGATTCTTCCTCGAGTAATCTATCCGCCAACAATTGGTGGTGTTCTTCTTCATCGTTTAGaggcatttatttatttatttattttattaattaatattacggagaagagaagagaagagattTTGCGGTTAAAAAAGTTACAGGTGAGTTCGGTTCTTTATAGTGGGAGTCTTTGGATCTTTTCTGGTTTTTCTTTTCAGACGATAAGACCAATTATGCTTTGAAAAATAAGCATCACCCTGCTCTTTTCAATTGAACCgatttttcttttgcttttttgtCCCCTTTAATGTCACTGTGAAGTAACCTAAGAATAAATTCAAATTCTCTCTCCGTCTCAATCAATTCAGgtaatatttgattattatgtCTCTagagttaatttgattaattttttaatttaaatttatattttttaaaataatatgaaaagtattataaattaaataatatgaaaaatattaaaatttttatggtttaacttttaataaagaaataataataactaaaaaggaaaCGATAAAATGTCATTTACGTTTGATGTTTTCTCTAAGATTGTGCTGGTCTTAAGTTTTCCTTGCATAtcatgttatgaaatgctagtGGACTTGGCATGATTTTTGTTGACAGTGTAGTTACTAGTACATTAGTTTTGCATTTGGATAACTAGCAGTGTTTGCTCCTGGTAATTAATTACTAttagttaccaaaaaaaaaggttttttcaGAAAGGGAACCTAATTACAGAGATGAGTAGTAACTTAGTAACCAAATTACAGTTATCTTCTCCAATAtcctaattttaaaatagactACAAAAGTAGCTAGCGCACTTTTATGTTGTTACAATAATGATGAAATCCGTTCATCTCCTTCGGAACAAGCCATTTTATTACTCCACGAAAAAAAGAAGTATGATGCAAGATTATATCGACATCATATATCTCTACAATATTATGATAAATCTAATATAAGCATGTTTagtgtataaaaaaataatttatacccaagtatataatttaacaaattttgATCTAATCATTCGTATAGTTAGTGAAAATCATATGAAATCAAGGCTCAAATTCttagtaaaacaaaaatattattagatgatttcttcATATTAATCTAAACTTAGTATAAACTATACATTTAGTGTACTTTCGGCAGTACAGTCAAAAGggaaagggtctgatatacccctcaactttgtcatttagagctgatataccccttgttatgaaagtgactcatatatgcccttaccgttatacaaacggctcatatatacctctgccgttacaaaatggctcacatataccctttatTTAACAGCTCCAAATGACGAGgagtatatcagctccaaatgacaaagttgagggcaTATacgagccacttttataacgaggagtatatcagctccaaatgacaaagttgagaggTATATCAAACCTTTTTTCCtagtcaaaataaaatttataaagttaaaatgttgaATCGGGCTAATTTAGGCAGAGGCAAATAGCATACATTCTGATCCACTCTTCATATGCAACAACGTCTTGTTGTCCTCACCATCAGCCAATAATATGTGGCGTCTCATTCCACAAGTCCAAACTGGATTTGATTTGGCTAAACAAGAAAGTAACGTGTGAATAATAAAGATTGCATAAATAAGTGAGTTTTATTAGGCATCGACAAAAAAGGAAACTACGGGGAAGCCCACTCTGGCGTCGCCAAGTGCTGTTGTGTGCCGCAATAACGCAAGCGTGTGTCACTATCGTGGCTGCTCAAGCTTCTCCGCATCCATTACGCGACAAAAATCCATCacactttttcttttgattttttttttaaaaaaaatattgcagTGCCCTGCTTTATTTAAGATTAAAATAGAATTGGGTTTCACGTTTGTACATTGTTTTTAATTGAGATTCTCTGAGCACACAGTAAAAGAGATTACGAACAAATTGAAGTGCTAGCCAACGAGAAAATGACACAATAGTTGCTCAACGTTTGAGGATATGTTTGAAATAGTGCTTTTATGTATGTGTTAAAGAATTCGGTCGTTTaagtttttctagaaaaaacaCTCTCTCCGTCTTACTAGAAAAGGTGTGTTATTATTAAGTTCGGAGCCTAAAaagtataaaatgttaataaaaattttgaaatggtatataaatttttattttaattaaaacggTAAAATTACTGGAATAGCTGCGATATAGTTAGTCTAAAAAAGCAAAATCGTTGTTATAGCAGCGATTTGcataatttgacttaaaaaaaaaataatcttttttaaagaaatcGCTGTCAAGAcagcgattttcaaaataaaattttttaaatgtttatttaataaatcgctgcctaggcagcattacctttaaatttttttaattatttatttgaattttttaaaaaaaattaaaagcaaacCGCTGTTGatacaatattaaaaatattttttaaaaaagaattttgataCAAATCGTTGTCGTTGCAGATTtgcttgtaattttttttttaaattcaaataaataataataaaatttaaaggtaAAACGCGTGGGCAg
This window of the Solanum pennellii chromosome 2, SPENNV200 genome carries:
- the LOC107011258 gene encoding metal transporter Nramp3-like, which translates into the protein MPLNDEEEHHQLLADRLLEEESAYEYSDKVHITGVDDDDDFTKTPPFSWKKLWAFTGPGFLMSIAFLDPGNLEGDLQAGAIAGYSLLWLLFWATAMGLLVQLLAARLGVATSRHLAELCRDEYPKWARLLLWVMTELALIGADIQEVIGSAIAIKILSRGFLPLWSGVVITALDCFVFLFLENYGVRKLEALFAVLIAVMAVSFAWMFGETKPNGVELLVGVVVPKLSSKTIKQAVGIVGCVIMPHNVFLHSALVQSRDIDNRKIGRVREALNYYSIESTIALAISFMINLFVTTVFAKSFYGSEIANSIGLENAGQYLQDKYGGGSFPILYIWAIGLLAAGQSSTITGTYAGQFIMGGFLHMRLKKWQRALITRSCAIVPTLIVALAFDTSEKSLDVLNEWLNVLQCVQIPFALIPLLCLVSREEIMGVFKIGSTMKVISWLVAVLVMLINGYLLMDSLSSAVSGMLFTSVVVAFTGAYIAFIVYLISRGITFPNWFVKNKSISSIDN